A window of Lepidochelys kempii isolate rLepKem1 chromosome 1, rLepKem1.hap2, whole genome shotgun sequence contains these coding sequences:
- the LOC140909818 gene encoding uncharacterized protein: protein MQSSSAQVTMMESQNRKRAPAWTEREVRDLIAVWGEESVLSELRSSFRNAKTFVKISQGMKDRGHNRDPKQCRVKLKELRQAYQKTREANSRSGSEPQTCRFYDELHAILGGSATTTPAVLFDSFNGDGGNTEAGFGDEEDDDDDEVVDSSQQASGETGFPDSQELFLTLDLEPVPPEPTQGCLLDPAGGEGTSAACVSMITGSSPSQRLVKLRKKKKRTHDEMFSKLMLSSHTDRAQTNAWRQIMSECRKAQNDREERWQAEES, encoded by the exons atgcagagctcatcagcacaggtgaccatgatggagtcccagaatcgcaaaagagctccagcatggaccgaacgggaggtacgggatctgatcgctgtttggggagaggaatccgtgctatcagaactccgttccagttttcgaaatgccaaaacctttgtcaaaatctcccagggcatgaaggacagaggccataacagggacccgaagcagtgccgcgtgaaactgaaggagctgaggcaagcctaccagaaaaccagagaggcgaacagccgctctgggtcagagccccaaacatgccgcttctatgatgagctgcatgccattttagggggttcagccaccactaccccagccgtgttgtttgactccttcaatggagatggaggcaatacggaagcaggttttggggacgaagaagatgatgatgatgatgaggttgtagatagctcacagcaagcaagcggagaaaccggttttcccgacagccaggaactgtttctcaccctagacctggagccagtaccccccgaacccacccaaggctgcctcctggacccagcaggcggagaagggacctctg ctgcatgtgtttcaatgatcacaggatcttctccttcccagaggctagtgaagcttagaaagaaaaaaaaacgcactcacgatgaaatgttctccaagctcatgctgtcctcccacactgacagagcacagacgaatgcgtggaggcaaataatgtcagagtgcaggaaagcacaaaatgaccgggaggagaggtggcaggctgaagagagttag